DNA from Synechococcus elongatus PCC 6301:
CGGCAGCATTGAGCCGCCAGCTTCAAGCCGATGGATCACCTCAGCAAAGCGGTGCTGAGAAGGGGGCAGGGGGGTGGTACGGGTTGTGACGGTCATTGCAGCATGCCTCGGAAGGTAGGGAGCGGTGGAAGACGCCAGAGTCCGTTACTGCAGGACGGCGGACAACGAAGGGGTTGGGAAGACGGGGGTCGATCGCGATCGCCCTTCCGCGATCGTGGATTGAAGCGGTTGGGGCAGGTGAGCAGCGATCGCCAGACTGCTGCTTTCGCTCCAGCGCACCAAGCCTTGCGGAGCCAGCCCTAACGCCATCACAGTGAGTGCAAGGACAACTGCCGGCCAGCGTTCGCTCACCGTCACTGGACGCCAGCGAGCTTCTTGGTTATCGAGTTTGCCAAAGCAAGCGCGGTTGATCAGGCTGACAAAGTAGACCGCAGTCAGCCCCGATGCAGCGATACAACCGACGGTCGCCCAAGGGAAGATGGCGAAGCTGCCTTGAAAGATCAGGAACTCTGCCACAAAGCCGACGAGTCCGGGGATTCCAGCGCTGGCCATGGCAGCCAAGAGCAACAGACCCGCCGTAAGCGGTAGACCGCGAATCGGATTGAGTAGACCTGAGAGTTGATCGCGATCGCGGCGACCCGTGACCCGCTCGATCGTGCCGACAAGCTGGAACAACAGCGCCAAAATTAAGCCGTGAGCAACCATTTGCGCGATCGCCCTTTGCAGAGCCAAGGGAGTACCAGCCGCGAGCGCCAGCAGCAGAGTCCCCATGTGGCCGATGGAGCTAAAGGCTACCAAGCGTTGCAGGTCAGTCTGACGCAGGGCGTTGAGGCTGCCGTAGAGAGCGGTCACGGCAGCGAGCACAGCCAGGCTCGGTGCAATCAGAGACCAGGCTTCGGGGAAGAAGCTGCAGCCAAACCGGAACAGACCATAGCCGCCCAGTTTGGCGATCGCGCCACCCAAGAGCATGGCGATCGCCGGGGATGCTTGACCGTAGGCCGCAGGTTGCCAGCTGTGGAAGGGTACCAACGGCAGCTTGATCGCGAAGGCAGCGACAAACAGCAGCAGCAGGGGTAGCTGCAGGGCCAAGGGCAGCTCAATCGTCTGGAGCTGATCAAAGGCAAAGCTAAAGGGTTGGCTGCTCAGGACGGCGGTCGCGATTGCCCCCAATAGCAGCAAGATGCCAGAAATGGCCGTGAAAATCAGGAAGCGCGTTGCGGCAGGACCCCGTTGTTCTCCCCCCCAGATTGAGATCAGGAGGTACATCGGAATCAGTTCCAGCTCATAGCCGAGTACAAACAGCAGCAAGTCACGAGACAGCAGCGCGATCGCCATGCCTGCAGCCGCCAGAAAAATCAGGCTGTAGCAGAGGCGCGGACGCGTTTGATCGGTGGGACTCGACGCGATTGCCAGCAGGGTGAGCAAGCTAGAGAGCAGCAATAGCGGCAGCGAAAGACCATCGAGGCCTAGGCTGAAATGAATTCCGAGGGAGGGCAGCCATCCCCAGTCGATCGCCTGTTGCGGTTCGGCGACTGCCGGGTCAAAGCCCATCAACAAACTGCCCGACAGCACCAAAATGGCACTGGCTGCTGCAATTGCCCAGCGACGGATTTGAGCGCTGTCCTGACTGCCCAAGGACAGTAGGGAAGCTCCAAGGATCGCTGTAATTAAAAGCACCAACATCATGTCATTTCCTCCTAAAGCAGACCGAGGACGAAAGACTGCCGCAGGAACGGCATCAGGAAGAAGACACTGCCCACCGCGATCGCGAGCAACATCGTCAAGGCATAGCCCTGGGTGCGCCCGGAAACGTTGTAGCGCAGGCCTTGGCCGCTACCGAGGGTGATCAGACCCATCAGCGTGGCGGTGCCATCAACGATCGTGCGATCGAGGAATTGCAGGACGGTCGCCACGAAGCTGACACTCGCGACAATCGTGCGGCGATAAAGGATTGGCGTGTAGAAGTCCTGGGCAAAGAAGTTTTGTAAGCCTTGCCAAGGCAGTTGGACCGGTTGATTACGAGCCGGTCCATAGTGGACAACGGTGCCCGTTGCCACCCCAACCAAGCTGGCCCAGACCAAAGGAATTGCCAGATTGTTCAACTGGGGCAAGAGGCCAGCCTGAGCTAGCAAGATCGGCAAGTGTAGTGTCAATCCAGCCAGGACCAGCATCGGCAGCACCATCAGCCAAAGCACCTCCGCCGATCGCACCGACATTGCCTTGCTCGGGCCGCCCCAGACGCGGGCGAAGATCCGAGCGAGACCAAAACCGACAGCAGCCAAGACAAAGACCAGGACAATTACCAGCCAAGGTGAAACTGGCCAGAGACCTTCGGCCATACCTAACCAAGCCCAGAACCCACCGAATGGAGGCA
Protein-coding regions in this window:
- the ndhD3 gene encoding proton-translocating NADH-quinone oxidoreductase subunit NdhD3, with translation MMLVLLITAILGASLLSLGSQDSAQIRRWAIAAASAILVLSGSLLMGFDPAVAEPQQAIDWGWLPSLGIHFSLGLDGLSLPLLLLSSLLTLLAIASSPTDQTRPRLCYSLIFLAAAGMAIALLSRDLLLFVLGYELELIPMYLLISIWGGEQRGPAATRFLIFTAISGILLLLGAIATAVLSSQPFSFAFDQLQTIELPLALQLPLLLLFVAAFAIKLPLVPFHSWQPAAYGQASPAIAMLLGGAIAKLGGYGLFRFGCSFFPEAWSLIAPSLAVLAAVTALYGSLNALRQTDLQRLVAFSSIGHMGTLLLALAAGTPLALQRAIAQMVAHGLILALLFQLVGTIERVTGRRDRDQLSGLLNPIRGLPLTAGLLLLAAMASAGIPGLVGFVAEFLIFQGSFAIFPWATVGCIAASGLTAVYFVSLINRACFGKLDNQEARWRPVTVSERWPAVVLALTVMALGLAPQGLVRWSESSSLAIAAHLPQPLQSTIAEGRSRSTPVFPTPSLSAVLQ